In Oncorhynchus nerka isolate Pitt River linkage group LG21, Oner_Uvic_2.0, whole genome shotgun sequence, the genomic window AtgtagtgatgctgaatgtaaaacaaTGGCTCAACATACCCCACAGCCAAAATATGTACAGGCCCCCTTTACATAACTGGGTAATTCTGCTTGAACACAGACCTCAATTACCTAATTCAAAAAAGTGCATATGAGAGGGGAATGAATGTATTTGGAGGAATGAACTGGGTAATTGCCTCTCATTCTGTAGATTAAAAATATACTAAACGAGTGAGGTGCCAATGGACACCATACACCTACACCCCTACCTTTCAAATCACTGTAGTTGATCTCCAGAAGTTTCTTCTATGTACTTACTTACATATTTTGATTTCCATTCACCCCAAACAAGGTAAATAGTCAATGATATATTAAATTCAATATTAAATAAAAAGGACTGGTCATAAATAAATAAGTCAACTcataatatatacacatataATACAAATACAGCAAAATAAATATTTGTCAGAAAGTGAGATGAGTAATAATAGAAATTAAAATCGTACTTTGGACAAAAGTGGAAATGTAAACAGCTTGAGATAAATCTCCTTCACTTGGTGTTTCCACAGGTTTGATCCCGCCAGTGGTTTCCCTCAGATCATGTAGAACCAGCAAATGATAACTCCTGTCTACACAGGAAAACAAAACGGTGTGTTCCGTCATCCGAAACTAACTACACAGACACCACAAACATCATGTCATATAAAGCATATTCTGGACATACTTACTGTTCCCTCAACTTTTTACCTAATGGTTTTTGAAGGTGAGACGCCTGAAGAACTTGTTTATCTCAAATACTCCAGGTCTGACTGGTACCCCTGCGGTGCTGCTCTCTCCCAGCCTCACAATCTGTCCAGCAGTGATTGCTGCCCTGAGGCTCGTGCTCTTCACCACCCGAGACCCAGGCCCCAGGCCAGAGGTAGGCCGGGAGGACACAGTAATGTAGGAGGCATCCTTCTGCGGCTCTTGGTAACTTACTAAgacagagaaaaggggagaaaCAGTTGATCAGCAGTGCTATTAACAGCCATAATCATATGCACAAttataaaataataaatacagCACAGCACGTATCACCTGCAGCAGTAAGaatggtgtctgtggtgctgGCGAGCTCCAGGAGGATTGTGGGATATGCAGGATGTAACATGTAGAGCTTTCGGATGACTGGCATGGCTTGAACCGCCCCTGGTGCCACCTGTTAACAGAGCAAGACTTCAAATAGATTTCAACTACTGATCTCCATAGTACGATAGGTAAAGGATTACATATTTGTGCCTATCGGGTTGGGGTTAATTCCACAAATTACAGGAGAGACACCAAAAGGGACTTTCTATCTTCCAACTGCCAACCTGAACATTGGCTATTGTTAACATTCTGGCAGCAGGGTTTTGGTTAATTCCACTAATTCAATTCTAATTCAATTCTCTTTCCTGTAAATTCAATTTAATTTAATAAAAATGAAATGTTAGTCAATTATccaaagcgtctgctaaatgactacagtCAGTCTTTGAATTCATAAATAAGTAAATTCCTCTCAATTCCAATGCTAGGTAAATTCCAAGAATTGAATTCCCAATTTAATATTATCCCcaacaattccacaaattaaatttAGAAATTAAATTCCCTCAGGCTTTCAGGCTCATCACATCCATGTTCACACAGCCTAGTTATactggaaatatagaaatacaagTTTAAATTATTTAAAACAAATCCTGCAGTACATTTTTCAATAATAACTGCATTAATTCCATTAACTGGAAAATGTACAAATATTAAATTCCCAAAATGTTTTACAATTCCAATTCAAACAGTTCAAACATTCTAATTCCAATTCAAACCGTCTAATTCCAATTCAAACAGTTCAAACAGTCTAATTCCAATTCAAACAGTCTAATTCCAATTCAAACAAAACAGTCTAATTCCAATTCAAACAGTTCAAACAGTCTAATTCCAATTCAAACAGTTCAAACAGTCTAATTCCAATTCAAACAGTTCAAACAGTCTAATTCCATAACTTGATGATTGTTGAAATTAGAATTGAATTCAACATAAATTATCCACTTCATGAGtgaattcaaatatttaattggAATTTCAAATGAAATTGGAATTGACCCCAGCCCTTGTGCCTATACCTATGAAGGATGAACCAACATAACACGTTCTCCAATAGAAAAATGTATTCCTTCTCCTTATAAGTATTTAACAAGGGACTTACAGTTGTCTTGGTGAGGTTCTTTGGTGGTCTGACAGGGTCACCGGCCCAGAAAAGGAAAGCTGATTGACCAGATGTCATGATTGAGGTACCTTCCAGGTCAAGGCGTGGACAAATAAACTCTGTCTCCCACAGACTAAGCCCACTGGCTCCATCAACCACCTGAACCTGAgattacagagagatggatggtCATCTTTGTAAATATGTACAACTGTCTGAGAAGTATAATAGCTATAGGTGTAAGTGTTTGTAGAAGAGATTATACTTTTCTCATTCTAGGGGCGCCAGACTTCTGTATGAGGAGATCTGGGATTCCATCATCGTTGAATTGGCCTGGTGCTGGACGACTGAGACAATGATAAATGATTCAGGTTATTTTAGTTCTATAACTTTATAGGGCAGGGGTTTTCAAACCTCTCCTTCGGGGATCCCCAGTCGTTCCATATATTTGAACTAATCTAGAGCTAGCACACCCCATTCAACTTGTCAGCTAATTACAAAGCCCTTGAGTAGTTGAGCTAGTTCAGGTTTGAAAACCACTGTTATAGGGTATTACTTTATAGTTTTATATATTGATTTCTGTATTTTTGGGGAAAGTGTTGCAAGAAAGGCACTGcacttgtgcacgtgacaataCAACTTGAAGCTATCCCTTTTAATGCTTAGTCATATACACCCTAATGATAAACTTCTCCATATATCATGGTGACCATATTTCCTACCTGTGTATGGCTGAGGAGGTAAGAGTCCACTCGGTGTGTGCGTCCTTCTCTCTCAGCACAGAGAGCTTGCTGGAGAGCTTGCCACACACCAGCACCCAGTCACTGCGGCTGGAGTTGAGGTTGGAGATGGAGTCCAGGCTGTTGTGGTTGTTACACAAGCCAGCCACTAGGGGGACCAAGAACTCCACTTGCTCAGTTCCACTGGACAGAGAAAGTCAAACAGTCGTTCAAACACGCACTCTATTGTAATTGTGTAACCGAGCACTTTTTTAGCCTTACCTGGAGATGTGTATGAGGGAGGAGTTGGTTTTCCTAAGCTTCTCCCAGCCGGGGTCCTTCAGTCTCAGACCAGGGGATATGGGTGTTTTTCCAGTAGCCCGAGTGTAAATATCTCCCAgggatacagcctctacagtgcCTGAGTTAGTATAGCAGATACATTATCAGACATTTAGTCATTTCAGATGAGAAACAGATTGTTCAAAGTCACTGTGCTTGATATAAAGTGTATCCCTTACCTAGTCCAAATAAAATGTAATATGCCCCCAGCTGTGTCTCATGAAACAGGGGACCAATCAGCTTTCCAGAGACATTAAAGGTTGTGAGGTTAAAGGTCACGGGATGTCCAAGCAGAGCTCCAGTCAGCCCAGACAGCAGGAGCAGTGAGAGGTCAGATACCTGAAAATAAGTTTGAGACAGTTTGGTGGGAGTATTCTAGACTGACTGGAAAATGAGTGTTGTTAACACAGTGACTCTGAAGATTTGGGATTATGGTTTATattgtaataataatattatGATTTATATAGTAACAATTGTCTTATTACAGCAATAAATATGTATAGGTGCCAAGCCCGAGATTGTCATACCTGGTCAGCAGGT contains:
- the fam234b gene encoding protein FAM234B; its protein translation is MAAALSRALKLPGKKGSELGEYDPLTQADSEDESEEDDLVLNYPRNGLGRGNCMGTGTSELRGSRTGRLVGDEEEAEEEEEADDEWRERLPGKKRQEREEKGMQYWSQRETNRDEGVDDGGGLGASGGPGLGASADPDGKRAKVRGAIRAAFFLVPLVCAMLVVLLCAFLVPCQHGELDKRPQWEKELGDHVGGVTPPPLALWDVDNDSVEDVLIGVTQKSNNTHLSRSVGNNKEYSVVALSAFSGEVLWRRVLRDPVESIQCGLQYEAHPSPLPAGGAALRALPNSAIPLSAQRDRASGPVCLLIESAHLTAVNGTTGKKLWSVAPGEIQSQAVSLPDLQGDSVPDLLIATLPADQVSDLSLLLLSGLTGALLGHPVTFNLTTFNVSGKLIGPLFHETQLGAYYILFGLGTVEAVSLGDIYTRATGKTPISPGLRLKDPGWEKLRKTNSSLIHISSGTEQVEFLVPLVAGLCNNHNSLDSISNLNSSRSDWVLVCGKLSSKLSVLREKDAHTEWTLTSSAIHSRPAPGQFNDDGIPDLLIQKSGAPRMRKVQVVDGASGLSLWETEFICPRLDLEGTSIMTSGQSAFLFWAGDPVRPPKNLTKTTVAPGAVQAMPVIRKLYMLHPAYPTILLELASTTDTILTAAVSYQEPQKDASYITVSSRPTSGLGPGSRVVKSTSLRAAITAGQIVRLGESSTAGVPVRPGVFEINKFFRRLTFKNH